One window of Branchiostoma lanceolatum isolate klBraLanc5 chromosome 6, klBraLanc5.hap2, whole genome shotgun sequence genomic DNA carries:
- the LOC136436341 gene encoding eEF1A lysine and N-terminal methyltransferase-like isoform X2 gives MDLLPRSHTEFSSVDYWDTFFRKRGEKAFEWYGEYPELCGILHKYIKPQEQALVVGCGNSRLSEDLYDVGYRGLTNVDISDVVVRQMTERNAEKRADMKFLQMDVMKMDFPDSSFSAVLDKGTLDALMPDNQSETQEQVTRMFDEVGRILKVGGRYVIITLSQEHIMKKLLQYFPQEGWITRVHKVSDSDRETSQKEMPLPVFIFVFTKFKKMPQMNKILEVCLGGTDTTQRLSCEEDVMRAVKERQHYAMLRQQLQNRGLEGETVCLELFSSSSSSSVPKYILHIVETDTVRAADRQFAVFIVPQGREVEWLFATDEGRGQLAGTAGFRRLVVVSLQREHPYETMAEIQKELSGKIMELAPPGFNRKIQVPFLSVGADIGTRTVCYEGTSQFSGPYVVEDVEGEDGIIFRNLIFLSNRNAVQSQARMVQENKIPMKKGRRRTRKKIVVDYTRLDVVLVGLGGGGLPLFLHKHFSKIQMDVVELDQSILQVAEGWFGFQQDERMRVHVTDGLVYLEEQAKQASRSCHVVILDVDSKDVTVGMSFPPQPFVDEECLKNIKDILNEDGLFILNLSCRDMTLRASVVETVRSVFPRILSKKIEDEVNEILFCFPREKDVHESCDDGHMAEFSLEELGNLKESVGVVEKVAKGCSQRWDPTLELTEQLDGLKLA, from the exons atGGACCTGTTACCGCGCAGCCACACGGAGTTCAGCTCCGTCGACTACTGGGACACGTTCTTCAGGAAGAGGGGGGAGAAGGCTTTCGAGTG GTATGGAGAGTACCCGGAGTTATGCGGTATCCTGCACAAGTACATCAAGCCCCAGGAGCAGGCGCTGGTTGTCGGGTGCGGCAACTCGCGGCTCAGCGAGGATCTGTATGACGTCGGGTACCGCGGCCTGACCAACGTGGACATCAGCGACGTGGTGGTGCGGCAGATGACGGAGAGAAACGCGGAGAAACGGGCGGACATGAAGTTCCTACAGATGGATGTCATGAAG ATGGATTTCCCAGACTCCAGTTTCAGCGCGGTGCTCGACAAGGGCACGCTGGACGCCCTGATGCCTGACAACCAATCAGAAACACAGGAGCAGGTCACGCGGATGTTTGACGAGGTCGGCAGGATATTAAAGGTCGGAGGTCGTTACGTCATCATCACCCTGTCTCAGGAACATATCATGAAGAAGCTCCTGCAGTACTTCCCCCAGGA AGGCTGGATCACCCGAGTTCACAAGGTGTCCGACAGTGACAGGGAGACGTCACAGAAGGAGATGCCTCTACCTGTCTTCATCTTCGTCTTCACAAAGTTTAAGAAGATGCCGCAGATGAACAAG ATTCTGGAGGTGTGTTTAGGCGGGACTGATACCACGCAGAGGTTGTCCTGTGAGGAGGACGTGATGAGAGCTGTGAAGGAGAGACAACATTACGCCATGCTGAGACAACAGCTACAGAAcag AGGTCTGGAGGGAGAGACAGTGTGCCTGGAGCTGTTCTCCAGCAGTAGCAGCTCTTCTGTACCTAAATACATCCTCCACATCGTGGAAACAGACACAGTCAGGGCTGCTGACAGGCAGTTCGCTGTCTTTATTGTACCTCAGGGAAG gGAGGTAGAGTGGTTGTTTGCGACGGACGAGGGTCGGGGACAGCTGGCGGGGACGGCGGGGTTCAGGAGACTAGTGGTGGTTTCCCTGCAGAGGGAACATCCGTATGAGACCATGGCGGAGATACAGAAGGAACTGTCAGGCAAGATCATGGAGCTGGCACCACCGGGGTTCAACAGGAAAATACAG GTGCCATTCCTGTCGGTGGGTGCAGACATCGGTACCAGGACCGTGTGTTACGAGGGTACCAGTCAGTTCAGTGGTCCATATGTGGTGGAGGATGTGGAGGGGGAGGATGGAATCATCTTCAGGAACCTCATCTTCCTCAGCAACAGGAATGCTGTGCAGTCTCAGGCTAGGATGGTGCAAG aaaacaaaattcccATGAAGAAGGGTCGACGGCGGACAAGGAAGAAAATAGTGGTGGACT ACACCAGGCTGGATGTTGTGTTGGTGGGTCTGGGTGGAGGCGGCCTTCCTCTGTTCTTGCACAAACACTTCTCCAAG ATCCAGATGGATGTAGTAGAGCTGGACCAGTCCATTCTGCAGGTTGCAGAGGGTTGGTTTGGGTTCCAGCAGGATGAAAGGATGAGAGTACACGTTACTGATGGACTGGTGTACTTGGAGGAGCAGGCCAAACAAG cCAGCAGAAGTTGCCACGTGGTGATCCTTGACGTGGACAGTAAGGACGTTACCGTGGGGATGAGCTTTCCTCCGCAGCCATTCGTCGACGAGGAGTGTTTGAAAAACATCAAAGACATCCTAAATGAGGATG GTTTGTTTATCCTGAACCTATCTTGTCGTGACATGACCCTGCGAGCGTCCGTCGTCGAAACCGTCAGGTCCGTATTTCCCAGGATCCTAAGCAAAAAGATCGAGGACGAAGTAAACGAGATTCTCTTCTGTTTTCCTCGCGAGAAGGACGTCCACGAGAGCTGTGACGACGGGCACATGGCAGAGTTTTCCTTGGAGGAGTTGGGAAATCTTAAGGAGTCTGTAGGAGTTGTTGAGAAGGTGGCGAAGGGATGTTCCCAGAGATGGGACCCGACACTGGAGTTAACAGAACAGTTGGACGGGCTCAAGCTTGCGTGA
- the LOC136436341 gene encoding eEF1A lysine and N-terminal methyltransferase-like isoform X3, producing MDLLPRSHTEFSSVDYWDTFFRKRGEKAFEWYGEYPELCGILHKYIKPQEQALVVGCGNSRLSEDLYDVGYRGLTNVDISDVVVRQMTERNAEKRADMKFLQMDVMKMDFPDSSFSAVLDKGTLDALMPDNQSETQEQVTRMFDEVGRILKVGGRYVIITLSQEHIMKKLLQYFPQEGWITRVHKVSDSDRETSQKEMPLPVFIFVFTKFKKMPQMNKILEVCLGGTDTTQRLSCEEDVMRAVKERQHYAMLRQQLQNREVEWLFATDEGRGQLAGTAGFRRLVVVSLQREHPYETMAEIQKELSGKIMELAPPGFNRKIQVPFLSVGADIGTRTVCYEGTSQFSGPYVVEDVEGEDGIIFRNLIFLSNRNAVQSQARMVQENKIPMKKGRRRTRKKIVVDCGYLACQHHRVMVAGLGCLPNIKQLLDTRLDVVLVGLGGGGLPLFLHKHFSKIQMDVVELDQSILQVAEGWFGFQQDERMRVHVTDGLVYLEEQAKQASRSCHVVILDVDSKDVTVGMSFPPQPFVDEECLKNIKDILNEDGLFILNLSCRDMTLRASVVETVRSVFPRILSKKIEDEVNEILFCFPREKDVHESCDDGHMAEFSLEELGNLKESVGVVEKVAKGCSQRWDPTLELTEQLDGLKLA from the exons atGGACCTGTTACCGCGCAGCCACACGGAGTTCAGCTCCGTCGACTACTGGGACACGTTCTTCAGGAAGAGGGGGGAGAAGGCTTTCGAGTG GTATGGAGAGTACCCGGAGTTATGCGGTATCCTGCACAAGTACATCAAGCCCCAGGAGCAGGCGCTGGTTGTCGGGTGCGGCAACTCGCGGCTCAGCGAGGATCTGTATGACGTCGGGTACCGCGGCCTGACCAACGTGGACATCAGCGACGTGGTGGTGCGGCAGATGACGGAGAGAAACGCGGAGAAACGGGCGGACATGAAGTTCCTACAGATGGATGTCATGAAG ATGGATTTCCCAGACTCCAGTTTCAGCGCGGTGCTCGACAAGGGCACGCTGGACGCCCTGATGCCTGACAACCAATCAGAAACACAGGAGCAGGTCACGCGGATGTTTGACGAGGTCGGCAGGATATTAAAGGTCGGAGGTCGTTACGTCATCATCACCCTGTCTCAGGAACATATCATGAAGAAGCTCCTGCAGTACTTCCCCCAGGA AGGCTGGATCACCCGAGTTCACAAGGTGTCCGACAGTGACAGGGAGACGTCACAGAAGGAGATGCCTCTACCTGTCTTCATCTTCGTCTTCACAAAGTTTAAGAAGATGCCGCAGATGAACAAG ATTCTGGAGGTGTGTTTAGGCGGGACTGATACCACGCAGAGGTTGTCCTGTGAGGAGGACGTGATGAGAGCTGTGAAGGAGAGACAACATTACGCCATGCTGAGACAACAGCTACAGAAcag gGAGGTAGAGTGGTTGTTTGCGACGGACGAGGGTCGGGGACAGCTGGCGGGGACGGCGGGGTTCAGGAGACTAGTGGTGGTTTCCCTGCAGAGGGAACATCCGTATGAGACCATGGCGGAGATACAGAAGGAACTGTCAGGCAAGATCATGGAGCTGGCACCACCGGGGTTCAACAGGAAAATACAG GTGCCATTCCTGTCGGTGGGTGCAGACATCGGTACCAGGACCGTGTGTTACGAGGGTACCAGTCAGTTCAGTGGTCCATATGTGGTGGAGGATGTGGAGGGGGAGGATGGAATCATCTTCAGGAACCTCATCTTCCTCAGCAACAGGAATGCTGTGCAGTCTCAGGCTAGGATGGTGCAAG aaaacaaaattcccATGAAGAAGGGTCGACGGCGGACAAGGAAGAAAATAGTGGTGGACTGTGGGTACCTGGCCTGCCAACATCACAGAGTTATGGTGGCTGGTCTGGGGTGTCTGCCCAATATTAAACAGTTATTAG ACACCAGGCTGGATGTTGTGTTGGTGGGTCTGGGTGGAGGCGGCCTTCCTCTGTTCTTGCACAAACACTTCTCCAAG ATCCAGATGGATGTAGTAGAGCTGGACCAGTCCATTCTGCAGGTTGCAGAGGGTTGGTTTGGGTTCCAGCAGGATGAAAGGATGAGAGTACACGTTACTGATGGACTGGTGTACTTGGAGGAGCAGGCCAAACAAG cCAGCAGAAGTTGCCACGTGGTGATCCTTGACGTGGACAGTAAGGACGTTACCGTGGGGATGAGCTTTCCTCCGCAGCCATTCGTCGACGAGGAGTGTTTGAAAAACATCAAAGACATCCTAAATGAGGATG GTTTGTTTATCCTGAACCTATCTTGTCGTGACATGACCCTGCGAGCGTCCGTCGTCGAAACCGTCAGGTCCGTATTTCCCAGGATCCTAAGCAAAAAGATCGAGGACGAAGTAAACGAGATTCTCTTCTGTTTTCCTCGCGAGAAGGACGTCCACGAGAGCTGTGACGACGGGCACATGGCAGAGTTTTCCTTGGAGGAGTTGGGAAATCTTAAGGAGTCTGTAGGAGTTGTTGAGAAGGTGGCGAAGGGATGTTCCCAGAGATGGGACCCGACACTGGAGTTAACAGAACAGTTGGACGGGCTCAAGCTTGCGTGA
- the LOC136436341 gene encoding eEF1A lysine and N-terminal methyltransferase-like isoform X1: MDLLPRSHTEFSSVDYWDTFFRKRGEKAFEWYGEYPELCGILHKYIKPQEQALVVGCGNSRLSEDLYDVGYRGLTNVDISDVVVRQMTERNAEKRADMKFLQMDVMKMDFPDSSFSAVLDKGTLDALMPDNQSETQEQVTRMFDEVGRILKVGGRYVIITLSQEHIMKKLLQYFPQEGWITRVHKVSDSDRETSQKEMPLPVFIFVFTKFKKMPQMNKILEVCLGGTDTTQRLSCEEDVMRAVKERQHYAMLRQQLQNRGLEGETVCLELFSSSSSSSVPKYILHIVETDTVRAADRQFAVFIVPQGREVEWLFATDEGRGQLAGTAGFRRLVVVSLQREHPYETMAEIQKELSGKIMELAPPGFNRKIQVPFLSVGADIGTRTVCYEGTSQFSGPYVVEDVEGEDGIIFRNLIFLSNRNAVQSQARMVQENKIPMKKGRRRTRKKIVVDCGYLACQHHRVMVAGLGCLPNIKQLLDTRLDVVLVGLGGGGLPLFLHKHFSKIQMDVVELDQSILQVAEGWFGFQQDERMRVHVTDGLVYLEEQAKQASRSCHVVILDVDSKDVTVGMSFPPQPFVDEECLKNIKDILNEDGLFILNLSCRDMTLRASVVETVRSVFPRILSKKIEDEVNEILFCFPREKDVHESCDDGHMAEFSLEELGNLKESVGVVEKVAKGCSQRWDPTLELTEQLDGLKLA; encoded by the exons atGGACCTGTTACCGCGCAGCCACACGGAGTTCAGCTCCGTCGACTACTGGGACACGTTCTTCAGGAAGAGGGGGGAGAAGGCTTTCGAGTG GTATGGAGAGTACCCGGAGTTATGCGGTATCCTGCACAAGTACATCAAGCCCCAGGAGCAGGCGCTGGTTGTCGGGTGCGGCAACTCGCGGCTCAGCGAGGATCTGTATGACGTCGGGTACCGCGGCCTGACCAACGTGGACATCAGCGACGTGGTGGTGCGGCAGATGACGGAGAGAAACGCGGAGAAACGGGCGGACATGAAGTTCCTACAGATGGATGTCATGAAG ATGGATTTCCCAGACTCCAGTTTCAGCGCGGTGCTCGACAAGGGCACGCTGGACGCCCTGATGCCTGACAACCAATCAGAAACACAGGAGCAGGTCACGCGGATGTTTGACGAGGTCGGCAGGATATTAAAGGTCGGAGGTCGTTACGTCATCATCACCCTGTCTCAGGAACATATCATGAAGAAGCTCCTGCAGTACTTCCCCCAGGA AGGCTGGATCACCCGAGTTCACAAGGTGTCCGACAGTGACAGGGAGACGTCACAGAAGGAGATGCCTCTACCTGTCTTCATCTTCGTCTTCACAAAGTTTAAGAAGATGCCGCAGATGAACAAG ATTCTGGAGGTGTGTTTAGGCGGGACTGATACCACGCAGAGGTTGTCCTGTGAGGAGGACGTGATGAGAGCTGTGAAGGAGAGACAACATTACGCCATGCTGAGACAACAGCTACAGAAcag AGGTCTGGAGGGAGAGACAGTGTGCCTGGAGCTGTTCTCCAGCAGTAGCAGCTCTTCTGTACCTAAATACATCCTCCACATCGTGGAAACAGACACAGTCAGGGCTGCTGACAGGCAGTTCGCTGTCTTTATTGTACCTCAGGGAAG gGAGGTAGAGTGGTTGTTTGCGACGGACGAGGGTCGGGGACAGCTGGCGGGGACGGCGGGGTTCAGGAGACTAGTGGTGGTTTCCCTGCAGAGGGAACATCCGTATGAGACCATGGCGGAGATACAGAAGGAACTGTCAGGCAAGATCATGGAGCTGGCACCACCGGGGTTCAACAGGAAAATACAG GTGCCATTCCTGTCGGTGGGTGCAGACATCGGTACCAGGACCGTGTGTTACGAGGGTACCAGTCAGTTCAGTGGTCCATATGTGGTGGAGGATGTGGAGGGGGAGGATGGAATCATCTTCAGGAACCTCATCTTCCTCAGCAACAGGAATGCTGTGCAGTCTCAGGCTAGGATGGTGCAAG aaaacaaaattcccATGAAGAAGGGTCGACGGCGGACAAGGAAGAAAATAGTGGTGGACTGTGGGTACCTGGCCTGCCAACATCACAGAGTTATGGTGGCTGGTCTGGGGTGTCTGCCCAATATTAAACAGTTATTAG ACACCAGGCTGGATGTTGTGTTGGTGGGTCTGGGTGGAGGCGGCCTTCCTCTGTTCTTGCACAAACACTTCTCCAAG ATCCAGATGGATGTAGTAGAGCTGGACCAGTCCATTCTGCAGGTTGCAGAGGGTTGGTTTGGGTTCCAGCAGGATGAAAGGATGAGAGTACACGTTACTGATGGACTGGTGTACTTGGAGGAGCAGGCCAAACAAG cCAGCAGAAGTTGCCACGTGGTGATCCTTGACGTGGACAGTAAGGACGTTACCGTGGGGATGAGCTTTCCTCCGCAGCCATTCGTCGACGAGGAGTGTTTGAAAAACATCAAAGACATCCTAAATGAGGATG GTTTGTTTATCCTGAACCTATCTTGTCGTGACATGACCCTGCGAGCGTCCGTCGTCGAAACCGTCAGGTCCGTATTTCCCAGGATCCTAAGCAAAAAGATCGAGGACGAAGTAAACGAGATTCTCTTCTGTTTTCCTCGCGAGAAGGACGTCCACGAGAGCTGTGACGACGGGCACATGGCAGAGTTTTCCTTGGAGGAGTTGGGAAATCTTAAGGAGTCTGTAGGAGTTGTTGAGAAGGTGGCGAAGGGATGTTCCCAGAGATGGGACCCGACACTGGAGTTAACAGAACAGTTGGACGGGCTCAAGCTTGCGTGA